Genomic DNA from Gammaproteobacteria bacterium:
AACAGCCACTAATTCTGTTGGCGCCTTAAGCACGCAGATAATTATTAACGGAATGAGAATGGCAGCAGTGATTAAACGCTGTTTTAACACTACCCTACTTGCTCTGCGATTTGGCCGAATCGGCGTTGACGCCCGGCAAACCATTGCAATGCAAGGTCATAAGCCTGGCCATCAAAATCCGGCCATAAGGTATCGGTGAAATATAACTCGGTATAGGCTAGATGCCATAGCAAAAAATTACTGATACGTTGCTCACCACCGGTACGAATAAATAAATCAGGTGGGGCAATATCACCCAGCGCCAAAAACTGAGCAAGGCGGTCACTATCAATATCTTTGACGTCCATCAAGCCACTCTCAACCTGTTTTGCAAGTTGACGAACCGCCTCGATAATTTCCCAATGACCACCATAGTTAGCCGCAATATTGACCAATAAGCCAGCGTTATCCTGGGTCAGCTGTTCTATCTCGGCAATTTGTTTTTGCAGTGGCGAAGAAAATGCGGATATATCACCGACAAAACGCAAACGCACACGATTCTCATGCAGTTTTTTACCTTCAGACTTGATCGCCTCGAGAAACAATTTCATAAGCAGGCCAACCTCATCTTGCGGACGACGCCAGTTTTCACTGCTGAAAGCGAATAAGGTAAGTATATTGATTTGTTGGCGTGCGCTGTGTTCAATCACTGCACGCACAGATGCAACACCCGAACGGTGTCCCATAACACGTGCCTTACCACGCTGCTGAGCCCAACGACCATTGCCATCCATAATAATGGCGACATGGTGTGGCAACATAGTGCTGCCCGTAGAATCACTGCGTTGATCCATAGTTAGTACCATGCCTACTATAAAGAGGCTGAAATTTTAGTCTGGGTCAGGCTAGAGAAAATAGATACAAGGGTGAAAATTAGACTTCGAGCAAATCTGCCTCTTTTTCTTCTGT
This window encodes:
- the uppS gene encoding di-trans,poly-cis-decaprenylcistransferase; this translates as MDQRSDSTGSTMLPHHVAIIMDGNGRWAQQRGKARVMGHRSGVASVRAVIEHSARQQINILTLFAFSSENWRRPQDEVGLLMKLFLEAIKSEGKKLHENRVRLRFVGDISAFSSPLQKQIAEIEQLTQDNAGLLVNIAANYGGHWEIIEAVRQLAKQVESGLMDVKDIDSDRLAQFLALGDIAPPDLFIRTGGEQRISNFLLWHLAYTELYFTDTLWPDFDGQAYDLALQWFAGRQRRFGQIAEQVG